Proteins from a single region of Candidatus Neomarinimicrobiota bacterium:
- a CDS encoding tetratricopeptide repeat protein: protein MTGYTSLMQKDEEKARELIERQRETVTPLVNKYGGKVLQYMGDGTFCSFESAIESVNCAIDIQKALIDQEQISLRIGIHVGDVVLKGEEVYGDGVNVASRLEPLAEPGGICISGRVYDDIRNQRNIEAVFLGEKDLKNVDRPIKVYALKGEALSTPQTESIPESQTHTERINRRRLSVIGSVLITILIGSVVLYLNMNKMSPDSGVKMLVVLPFENLGPAENEYFADGMTDEITSRLASISGLGVISRTSAMQYKNHTKSAEQIGRELGAQYILEGTIRYQSVGDNKNRVRITPQLIRVSDDTHLWATTYDGFMEEIFELQTNIAEKVAAAMDITLLEPERRELKREHTKNLEAYDYYLRGNDYFNRGTEGKNLTEATNWYRKAVELDPTFALAYARLSLAYTNLYWYGGAKKEHQMQAEKAVLEAFRLSPNLTEAHLAYGEFQNKVHEDYDEALEHFTIALKKQPNNADVYAAVALVQKRQGDWEESIKNYKRATMLDPLSPIKALETGQVYLYMRDYLEAEKYIGRARTLNPYSSDNYTYEAWLYLLSDGNKERAERVVRSAGTVDLNKIMAGAKSLLWGMGLWRFDLLNEEYDESVNALTPGSFANDRLTYLLSKAQLYALMDDEKFQYSYYDSARMLLEEQVKNSPKVFKLYSMLGFVCANLGLREQAIEAGLKAVEIMPISLCHY from the coding sequence ATGACAGGTTACACGTCACTGATGCAGAAGGATGAGGAAAAGGCGCGGGAGCTGATCGAGCGACAAAGAGAAACAGTAACTCCGCTGGTCAATAAATATGGGGGTAAAGTTCTTCAATATATGGGAGACGGCACATTTTGTTCTTTCGAGAGCGCCATAGAAAGCGTGAATTGCGCGATCGATATTCAGAAAGCTCTTATAGATCAAGAACAGATAAGTCTTCGAATCGGTATTCATGTAGGCGACGTGGTATTGAAAGGTGAGGAGGTTTACGGAGATGGCGTGAACGTGGCGTCGAGGCTCGAACCGTTAGCAGAACCCGGAGGCATTTGCATCTCCGGGAGGGTATATGACGACATTAGGAATCAACGTAATATCGAGGCGGTCTTCCTCGGCGAAAAAGACCTGAAAAACGTAGATAGACCGATAAAAGTTTATGCTTTGAAGGGGGAAGCTCTCTCGACTCCGCAAACAGAATCAATACCCGAATCTCAAACTCACACTGAAAGAATAAACCGACGGCGGTTAAGCGTAATTGGATCGGTTCTGATAACGATTCTGATCGGATCAGTAGTTTTATATTTAAATATGAATAAAATGAGTCCTGACTCCGGCGTAAAAATGCTCGTGGTTTTACCTTTTGAAAATTTGGGACCGGCTGAAAATGAATATTTCGCCGACGGAATGACTGATGAGATAACAAGCCGATTAGCTTCTATTAGCGGATTAGGGGTGATCTCAAGAACGAGCGCTATGCAATACAAAAATCATACAAAGAGTGCTGAGCAAATCGGTAGAGAACTTGGCGCACAATATATACTTGAAGGTACGATACGCTATCAATCAGTTGGAGATAATAAAAACCGGGTACGAATTACTCCTCAGCTTATAAGAGTGTCAGATGATACGCATCTATGGGCTACTACTTATGATGGATTTATGGAAGAAATATTCGAGCTTCAGACTAACATCGCGGAAAAAGTGGCAGCAGCTATGGATATCACGCTGCTTGAGCCGGAACGGCGTGAACTTAAGAGAGAACACACAAAAAATCTTGAAGCATACGATTATTACCTAAGGGGAAATGACTACTTCAATCGTGGAACGGAAGGAAAAAACCTTACAGAAGCGACCAATTGGTATAGAAAAGCAGTGGAATTGGATCCAACCTTTGCATTGGCATATGCAAGGCTTTCATTGGCTTATACAAATCTCTATTGGTATGGGGGTGCAAAAAAAGAACATCAAATGCAGGCTGAGAAAGCTGTTCTGGAAGCGTTCCGTTTAAGCCCCAATTTAACTGAGGCTCACCTCGCGTACGGAGAATTCCAAAATAAGGTTCACGAGGATTACGACGAAGCGTTAGAACATTTCACCATTGCTCTTAAGAAGCAGCCTAATAATGCAGATGTTTATGCCGCGGTAGCTCTTGTTCAAAAGCGGCAGGGCGACTGGGAGGAATCGATAAAGAATTACAAACGGGCAACAATGCTCGACCCGCTCTCTCCGATTAAAGCGCTTGAAACCGGACAAGTGTACCTGTACATGCGTGACTATTTGGAGGCTGAAAAGTACATTGGGCGCGCCAGAACTCTTAATCCTTATTCTTCTGATAATTATACATACGAAGCATGGCTCTATCTGCTTTCGGACGGCAATAAAGAGCGGGCAGAGAGAGTAGTCCGCAGTGCAGGAACAGTCGATCTTAACAAGATAATGGCGGGAGCAAAATCACTTCTCTGGGGGATGGGTTTATGGAGATTTGACCTTTTGAATGAAGAATATGACGAATCGGTAAACGCTCTTACTCCCGGTTCATTCGCCAATGACAGATTGACTTATTTGCTCTCGAAAGCCCAATTGTATGCGCTTATGGATGATGAGAAATTCCAATATTCATATTATGATTCGGCTCGCATGCTGTTGGAGGAGCAGGTCAAAAACAGTCCGAAGGTTTTCAAATTATATTCGATGTTAGGGTTTGTATGCGCTAACCTCGGGTTAAGAGAACAAGCCATCGAAGCCGGACTCAAGGCAGTGGAGATAATGCCCATTTCACTGTGCCATTACTGA
- a CDS encoding TonB-dependent receptor — MKRLVVFVVLVLVPSVVFAGIDGKIAGTVTDAETNNPLAGTNVIIVGTQMGASTDAEGKYIILNVPIGTYEIRATFIGYASVTVENVKVNSDLTTNLDFEMPTTDVAGEAVVIVAEEPLVNLTATSVVRSVPAELLKNLATRSGLTFMGLQAGVVIHNRAVFIRGGRSDETGYQIEGVTSGAAVGSTGGANVTTIPEALAEVKILVGGFSADVGGGAAGIVQQTFRTGTSSMHGSIAFETDGPAESFGETFSYGYNDLTATLSGPLGGLKYFVAYRKTQQDDNTPQFFKGFDFGYLQDTGVDGGTKGDSADVKWEGGKVPGRSHEHWILNGNLQYDLNPLVLRFSGAFSTHERRLSSSPIRDIFNLDRLAQRDDENSLYNLKASYFLSDKTVINANISRSTIDQFTYDPNFIADGKFDMAKQLDSGDSLAVANANSEWIGAYPSRYVNPSPYNFAGFRFDRPGQLQTGYFKREQTYTDISAGIITQYGSHEIRAGASLRSGEIRQFGLGGGLTISLNSQIGVDPTLRDELINGTDRARLAIRRGSGGGYGYDEFGNEVNEGPDDAKRPVFTAFYVNDKIEFNDIIVNVGVRVDNFDLDTWHLADSADPNYDKTNSILNLSEKAKSTTEVQPRFGLAFPISERMVFHLQYGKFASFPDLINAYKGRPAMAFALGGAVFIPNPVGFDLEPIVSTQYEIGFNYQFTDEASFDLTAYYKTTEGQLTIDRYKINPGQDGGDYNVFVNGDFNVTRGFEFTLRTRRVGRIQTLINYTLGFAKGTNSFPNSRLSSTERDIRPPKYITPLRFEQRHRGSIIFDYRFAGDDEGPGGLFANSGVNALINFNSGHTFTLATGSGAQRRAESGALINDADPRSRVPSEPIGGSTTPWTFTTDLKLDKGFRLGNLNAGVYVFISNVFNRRNVLNVYNRTGDAYDDGFLTNPELSEKIVAALEEEYVPLYRAINLENRQHWIDDRGLARDLFDTPRQIRIGVKLDF, encoded by the coding sequence ATGAAAAGGTTAGTTGTGTTTGTCGTTTTAGTATTAGTCCCATCAGTTGTATTTGCAGGTATAGATGGTAAGATAGCGGGAACGGTTACCGATGCAGAAACCAACAACCCTCTGGCAGGAACGAATGTCATAATTGTTGGAACTCAAATGGGTGCTTCAACGGATGCGGAAGGAAAATATATCATTCTAAATGTGCCGATAGGCACGTATGAAATTCGGGCTACATTCATAGGGTATGCGAGTGTCACGGTTGAGAACGTGAAAGTTAACAGTGACCTTACGACGAATTTAGACTTTGAAATGCCGACTACTGATGTGGCGGGCGAAGCCGTAGTGATCGTCGCGGAGGAGCCTCTTGTGAACCTGACAGCTACCAGCGTAGTTAGATCAGTGCCGGCTGAGTTGCTTAAGAACTTAGCGACACGGAGTGGCCTTACTTTCATGGGTTTACAGGCTGGTGTCGTCATTCATAACCGCGCGGTCTTTATACGCGGCGGACGCTCTGATGAAACGGGATATCAAATCGAAGGCGTTACCTCAGGCGCGGCTGTGGGTTCGACTGGTGGGGCTAACGTAACCACAATCCCGGAAGCTCTCGCAGAGGTAAAGATTCTTGTGGGCGGTTTCAGCGCGGATGTCGGCGGGGGAGCCGCCGGAATCGTGCAGCAGACTTTTAGGACGGGTACCTCCTCGATGCACGGTTCAATTGCGTTTGAGACGGACGGTCCCGCTGAAAGCTTTGGTGAAACATTCTCTTATGGATACAACGATCTAACCGCCACGCTCTCGGGACCATTAGGCGGACTGAAATATTTCGTAGCTTATCGGAAGACTCAGCAGGATGATAATACCCCGCAGTTCTTTAAAGGGTTTGATTTCGGTTACCTGCAGGATACAGGCGTTGACGGCGGAACCAAAGGTGATTCGGCTGATGTAAAATGGGAAGGCGGCAAGGTTCCCGGACGCTCTCATGAACATTGGATCCTGAACGGGAACCTGCAGTATGACCTGAATCCCCTGGTCTTGAGGTTTAGCGGCGCTTTCTCAACACATGAGCGCAGATTAAGCAGCTCCCCTATACGGGACATCTTCAACCTGGATAGGCTCGCCCAGAGGGATGACGAGAACAGCCTTTACAACTTAAAGGCAAGCTACTTCCTCTCGGATAAAACGGTAATCAACGCCAACATAAGCCGCTCAACAATAGACCAATTCACCTATGACCCTAATTTTATAGCTGACGGCAAATTCGACATGGCGAAGCAACTTGACTCCGGGGACAGTCTCGCGGTAGCCAATGCCAACTCCGAATGGATAGGGGCCTATCCCTCAAGGTATGTTAACCCCAGTCCGTATAACTTCGCCGGCTTCAGATTTGACAGACCGGGACAGTTGCAGACTGGATACTTCAAGAGGGAGCAAACCTACACAGATATAAGCGCAGGAATAATAACTCAATACGGGAGCCATGAGATCAGGGCGGGCGCTTCTTTAAGGTCAGGTGAAATTCGTCAATTCGGACTTGGCGGTGGGCTCACCATCAGTTTAAACTCTCAAATCGGCGTTGACCCGACGCTTAGGGACGAGCTGATTAACGGGACAGACAGGGCGCGCCTTGCAATCAGGCGAGGCTCAGGCGGAGGATATGGATATGATGAGTTCGGCAATGAGGTGAATGAGGGACCCGATGACGCAAAACGTCCCGTATTCACTGCGTTCTACGTGAACGATAAGATAGAATTCAACGATATAATCGTTAACGTCGGCGTAAGGGTTGATAATTTCGACCTCGACACGTGGCACTTGGCGGATTCAGCGGACCCCAATTATGACAAGACGAATTCAATTCTCAACCTGAGTGAGAAGGCAAAGTCTACTACCGAGGTTCAGCCGAGATTCGGACTGGCATTCCCGATAAGTGAGAGGATGGTCTTTCACCTCCAGTACGGAAAATTCGCTTCTTTCCCCGATTTAATTAATGCGTACAAGGGAAGGCCGGCAATGGCATTCGCTTTGGGCGGAGCCGTCTTCATCCCCAACCCGGTAGGATTCGATTTAGAGCCGATTGTCTCAACGCAGTATGAGATAGGTTTCAATTATCAATTCACCGACGAAGCCTCTTTTGATCTTACCGCCTACTATAAAACCACCGAAGGTCAGTTGACGATAGATCGGTATAAAATCAACCCCGGACAGGATGGAGGAGATTACAACGTATTTGTAAACGGTGACTTCAACGTAACGAGGGGTTTTGAGTTTACGCTGCGCACGAGGAGGGTAGGACGCATTCAGACGCTTATCAATTACACGCTCGGCTTTGCGAAGGGGACCAATTCGTTCCCGAACTCACGGCTCTCTTCGACGGAGCGGGACATACGTCCGCCGAAATACATCACACCGTTGAGGTTTGAACAGCGGCACCGGGGTTCAATTATCTTCGATTACCGGTTTGCCGGCGACGACGAGGGACCCGGCGGGCTATTCGCTAACAGCGGTGTCAATGCGTTGATTAACTTCAACAGCGGGCATACATTCACACTCGCGACGGGTTCCGGGGCACAGCGGCGTGCCGAGAGCGGCGCTCTTATAAATGACGCGGACCCCCGCTCGAGGGTACCGAGTGAACCGATCGGCGGTTCCACCACGCCATGGACCTTCACCACCGATCTGAAGCTGGATAAGGGTTTCAGGCTCGGCAATCTCAACGCAGGTGTTTACGTCTTTATTTCAAATGTTTTCAACAGGCGAAACGTCCTGAACGTTTACAACAGGACAGGGGATGCCTATGATGACGGCTTCCTGACGAATCCTGAACTAAGCGAGAAGATTGTTGCAGCATTAGAAGAAGAATATGTTCCTCTTTACAGGGCTATTAATCTCGAAAACCGCCAACACTGGATTGATGACCGTGGGCTGGCTCGCGATCTGTTCGATACGCCCCGGCAGATTCGGATAGGCGTGAAGCTGGATTTTTAA
- a CDS encoding T9SS type A sorting domain-containing protein — MPCCHDRRRSVDGADVDKINVYPNPYYGFHELEPSRYDKFISFNHLPTNATLRIFNLGGQMVRIINKTEATGQFVKWDLLNQNGFPVASGIYIVHIEMPDLGATKILKLALVQEEQILRNY; from the coding sequence ATCCCCTGCTGTCACGACAGGAGACGCAGTGTCGACGGAGCGGATGTTGATAAGATCAACGTATATCCCAACCCTTACTACGGTTTCCATGAATTAGAACCGAGCCGTTATGATAAGTTTATATCCTTTAATCATTTGCCAACGAACGCTACCCTGCGAATCTTTAACCTCGGCGGACAGATGGTGCGGATCATAAATAAAACTGAGGCCACCGGTCAGTTCGTAAAATGGGATTTACTGAACCAGAACGGATTCCCGGTTGCAAGTGGAATTTACATTGTCCACATTGAGATGCCGGACCTTGGGGCGACCAAGATCCTCAAGTTAGCGCTGGTGCAGGAAGAGCAGATATTGAGAAATTACTAA